From a region of the Notolabrus celidotus isolate fNotCel1 chromosome 14, fNotCel1.pri, whole genome shotgun sequence genome:
- the trarg1a gene encoding trafficking regulator of GLUT4 1, translated as MAINTDTDFLKSNLGEGGGGTQPADSHETEKLLALTTEPGGNGMKMSTSFTVNMDPDRGLEADQNGHSVAVRSGSAGHLAASAPLSPSKASLSRSSTGNAGVQETPKPKDYLILVIMSCFCPVWPINIVALVYSIMSRNSLQVGDIDGARRLGRLARLLSIVSIVLGIVVIVVYVSVEVRRRT; from the exons ATGGCTATCAACACGGATACCGACTTTCTGAAGTCTAACctgggagagggaggaggaggcacCCAGCCAGCAGACTCCCACGAGACGGAGAAACTCCTCGCACTGACCACCGAGCCAGGGGGGAACGGGATGAAGATGTCCACCTCCTTCACCGTCAACATGGACCCCGACCGGGGCCTGGAGGCCGACCAGAACGGCCACAGCGTGGCGGTGAGGTCGGGCTCTGCCGGGCACCTTGCCGCCTCCGCCCCCCTGTCTCCCTCCAAGGCCAGCCTGAGCCGCTCCTCCACCGGGAACGCCGGGGTGCAGGAGACCCCCAAACCCAAGGATTACCTCATCCTGGTCATCATGTCCTGCTTCTGCCCTGTGTGGCCAATCAACATCGTGGCTCTGGTCTACTCCATTATG TCTAGAAACAGTCTCCAGGTGGGCGACATCGATGGGGCCCGGAGGCTGGGGCGACTGGCTCGCCTCCTCAGTATCGTCTCCATCGTGCTGGGCATCGTTGTCATCGTAGTCTACGTCTCAGTGGAAG TAAGACGGAGAACCTGA